One stretch of Chryseobacterium fluminis DNA includes these proteins:
- a CDS encoding carboxypeptidase-like regulatory domain-containing protein: protein MAKGRWGIILIFLFGIIYSQETVTGKITDQDHSDLASVMVINMATDQKTYSDSSGEFSISASEDDELRFVKVGYERNSVRVLKSGINSKVFMMMIKVPEEIEEVKVARKEDAARRTKGEQVRDAVGLPQPRGKMREKPAEVKQVLIPILLGQLNVQGAYDLISGKARRQKRAYRYDDLQEHILWVRNRVDNDYFTKAGIPVERISEFIEFSFSENPHIRTYVKSKNLSGVLFRMEETIPTYLERLQTGKNKR from the coding sequence ATGGCAAAAGGCAGATGGGGAATAATTTTAATTTTTCTCTTTGGAATAATTTATTCTCAGGAAACGGTTACCGGGAAAATTACAGATCAGGATCATAGTGACCTCGCATCCGTCATGGTTATTAATATGGCTACAGACCAGAAAACATACAGTGATTCTTCCGGAGAATTTTCAATCTCAGCATCAGAAGATGATGAGCTTAGGTTCGTAAAAGTCGGCTATGAAAGAAATTCCGTAAGAGTTTTGAAATCCGGGATAAATTCTAAGGTGTTTATGATGATGATAAAAGTTCCTGAAGAAATTGAAGAAGTAAAAGTGGCCAGAAAAGAAGATGCTGCCCGTAGGACTAAAGGGGAGCAGGTAAGAGATGCCGTAGGGCTTCCGCAACCCAGAGGTAAAATGAGAGAAAAACCGGCAGAAGTAAAGCAGGTGCTGATTCCCATTCTTTTAGGACAGTTAAATGTTCAGGGCGCATACGACCTGATCAGTGGAAAAGCACGGCGACAAAAAAGAGCTTACCGGTATGATGACTTACAGGAGCATATTTTATGGGTGAGAAACAGAGTCGATAATGATTATTTTACAAAAGCGGGAATTCCCGTTGAAAGAATTTCTGAATTTATCGAGTTTTCGTTTTCCGAAAACCCTCATATCAGAACCTATGTAAAATCTAAAAACCTATCCGGAGTTTTATTCAGAATGGAAGAAACTATTCCTACGTATCTTGAGCGTTTGCAAACAGGAAAAAATAAACGTTGA